A segment of the Canis lupus dingo isolate Sandy chromosome 15, ASM325472v2, whole genome shotgun sequence genome:
ccaccaacagtgcatgagggttcccttttctccgcatcctctccaacatttgttgtttcctgccttgttaattttccccattctcactggtgtgaggtggtatctcattgtggttttgatttgtatttccctgatggcaagtgatgcagagcattttctcatatgcatgttggccatgtctatgtcttcctctgtgagatttctgttcatgtcttttgcccatttcatgattggattgtttgtttctttggtgttgagtttaataagttctttatagatcttggaaactagccctttatctgatatgtcatttgcaaatatcttctcccattctgtaggttgtctttgagttttgttgactgtatcctttgctgtgcaaaagcttcttatcttgatgaagtcccaatagttcatttttgcttttgtttcttttgccttcgtggatgtatcttgcaagaagttactatggccgagttcaaaaagggtgttgcctgtgttcttctctaggattttgatggaatcttgtctcacatttagatctttcatccattttgagtttatctttgtgtatggtgaaagagagtggtccaattttcccagcaccatttattgaagagactgtctttcttccaatggatagtctttcctcctttatcgaatattagttgcccaagtaggatttatccctgggacacaaggctggttcaacacccgtaaaacaatcaatgtcattcatcatatcagcaagagaaaaaccaagaaccatatgatcctctcattggatgcagagaaagcatttgacaaaatacagcatccattcctgatcaaaactcttcagagtgtagggatagagggaacattcctcgacatcttaaaagccatctatgaaaagcccacaacaaatatcattctcaatggggaagcactgggagcctttcccctaagatcaggaacaagacagggatgtccactctcaccactgctgttcaacatagtactggaagtcctagcctcagcaatcagacaacaaaaagacattaaaggcattcaaattggcaaagaagaagtcaaactctccctcttcgccgatgacatgatagcTGGGGTTTTTTAATGCATGGATGCTACCTTGTACCATCTGGAGTAAGGAGGTATTCAGTTCAATTTCCATGCAAGCCTCTATAATTGTAGCGAAAATCTGCACATCCATAATGTGGCAGACAGATTTTCATCATACTTTATCTTTTgcctacaaatatattttttagcatGTCAAAtgtaactatttttctttttatttactatttttacatGATACTTCACTGATCTTTCTTACCTCCAAGATTGTAAAACTGTACCTACATTTTATCActatttttggctttattttattctgttttccaaTAAAGCTGACAGGTTCTTCTAGGATCTTTGTGTCAAGGTTCCAAATTCTAAGTATCAAATGTACTCCTGTAAAacttgaatttagaaaaaaataagtggagagagaagcagtAACACTAAAGGTATTCTATATCATCCTCCCATTCCCAGACCATGGCTTATTGATATCGGCCTTCAGTCAGAAACTGGCAAAATGACTTCTTGTTTCCCCACTCCCCTGATTATTGCAGCAATAGATCACTTGGCAGGTTATTTTTATAACCTGGCAATTATATTTTTCTGGCAATCATGTCTGAAAGCCTAGCATAGAAAATAATCTTCTATACCTTAAAAGATTTTGCAAGTACCTAATTTCTAACATTAAACcccattatatttaaaataactaatttatGTAATCTCTAATAGAATCTATACTACCAAATAACTGATTATCTTCATGAGTGAAATCAATTGAAGGCAAGGTTTAACATACAAGGAAGATTTGTAAACACCCATTAGTAATAATCATGAAGCTCTGCAAAATAATCAAATGAAGTAATTTCACAACATTTTTCTCTAAAGCCAATTATCTTCTTTTCTTACCCATTTGACAAATTTGGGggtgaggaataaataaatatatgtgcattAGGGAGAGAGAATAATATTAGAGGCATCAAAACAAGTCTACAGAATTACATTTGGCTCTTAATGGTGTTTTGCAGTTTATTGATCTCTGGCCAGAATCCTGACATTGCTCTAAACCATAGAAGAAACAGTTGTGAATGAGTGAGACTCTCTtgcttaaaatattaacaaacattcTTACAGCAATTAGAATAAAACTCTTTATCTAAGCCTAACACACCTTAGTGATTTGAATCTTACCATAATATAAATTTATCCCCTAAATCTCTCACAATTATTCATCATACTCCAGCTGAGAAatggatgtttattttataatctttaaacATATCAAGTTTATGCCCTAATTATGCATAACTCTACCTCATTGCCTACAACAGTACCTGACAAATGAGAGGTACTCAGTGAAGAACagtatttgttaagtgaatgtattatttacaataagaaTTCTCTCTCTTGACTTCCTATTATTAAATCTTTCAGCAGACCACATGCCGACTCAATAACCTCCTCATGGAAGTTTTCACTTCTTGGTTGCGAAGGGTATAAATCACAGGATTCAACAAAGGAAAGATCACAGTGTGAAAGAAGGAAACTACCTTGTCAGCTGATAAAGCCCTGAAGGGGCGAGTGTAGATGAAGATGGCAGGCCCAAACATGAGAAGTATAATCATGACATGAGTGGTACACGTGGACACTGCTTTGCTCTTCCCTTCACAAGCAGACCCATGTACATGGCAGAGGATGACTGCATAGGAAGACAAGAGCCCCAAGAAGCACAGGAGAGTGAGCAGACCACTATTGAAGACCATCAGAAGCTCCACCACAAAGGTGTCTGTGCAGGCCAGCTTGATGACCTGCGGCACATCACAGAAGAAGTTATCCAGTCGGTTTGGGCCACAGAAGGGCAAGCGGAGGATGAGGGCCACCTGGATAATGGAGTGGACAAAGCCTCCAAGCCACAGAACCAATAGCAAGGCATAGCAGGCTCTAGGGTTCATGACAGTTGAATAGTGTAAAGGCCGACAGATGGCAATGTAGCGGTCAAAGGCCATCACAACAAGGAGTAATCCTTCCCCTCCTCCAAGGAAGTGCAAGAAAAAGAGCTGAGTGATGCAACCCCTGTAGGAGATTACCTTCTTCTCAGAAAGGAAGTCCACCAGCATCCTGGGAGCCACAATGAAGGAGTAGGATGCATCCAGGAAAGCCAAGTTGCCCAGAAAGAAGTAGAGGGGGGCTGTGAGGCCAGGATCTGTTCTGATGGTGAGGATGATGAGGAAGTTTCCAGGGAGGATGATGAAATAGAAGATTAAAACTAGCACAAAGACCAAGAGCTGAATATTTCGAGACTGGGTTAGACCAAGAAGGATGAATTCTTTCACCACTGTGCTATTTTCTGCCTCCATCTCCTCTGCCTATAGAATATCAGAGGTagataatttaatttcatttcttgcaTGTAGCTCATAGTTCTAAAACTAAAAGCAGCGTATGTCACATCTGTTACACCATCACTTCCCCATCACCTAAGAAATCTTTTCTAATCATTCTTCTTCTACATTTCGTATCTACCAACACCCTGGTTTGCAGCcaccttcttctgcttcttcctgtgcttCTATTTCACTGTTCTCTCACATGGGACTCTGGAATGCCCCTCCCTGGACTTGTTTATGATTTGCATGAGGCATAAGAAAAGGTCAGTGATTGAGAAAAAACTTAACCTCTGTTATCAAGTTCTTCAGGTTTTTATTTGAATGGGAGTAGAGCTGGAGACTTCCAGCACAGAGGAATGACAGAGTTTTTTAAGGTAACAGAAAATTTGCATATCTTGACTGTAATGGTTACAAGTATTCATTCTATCACCAAAACTTACTAAACTATACAAAAGTTGGTACATTTAATTTATGCAAATTATAACTTAGTCATGCTGAtgtaagaagttaaaaaaaatctatttacttgaactatttccttttcctgtatATAATATCAACTCATTCACATGatctaaaaaaaattcctggttACTCTGGAGAAAAGAGATCTGAGGTTTATCTGTACAATGGCCTCTAAACTGGGAATGTGGTTGCCCAACACATATGATAATTTATtggtatgaaaataataatagaatttataTTCGTATGTTTTTATATCCCATTCCTTGAagttctatttttgaaaattttatactttatgtaGAGTCATGGTATAATTgaacataaaatatacaaataaaatatagatgttACTTGTGCATATTCAAAATGGTTcattactgaaatgaaaaaatttaaaagcttgaAAACATTGGAATTAGAGAAAAATGctagtgatttaaaataatatttcacaggggttcctgggtggcacagtcagttaagtgtttgactcttggtttctgctcagggagtgatcttggagttttgagatccagtcccacatcagactctgtgaTCAatagtcttcttgagattctctctccttctctccctctgcccctccagctcatGGTCGCTTGCTctatcaaatctttaaaaagaacaaaagaacaaccaaaaaaccccaatatTTCACATGCTTTCAGCTGCATAGTacagttgttattatttttttaattttatttatttattcattcatgaaagacacaaagaagcagaggcaaaggcagaaggagaagcagactcctgtcggggagcctgatggaggactcaatcccaggactctgggatcatgacgtgagccaaaggcagatggtcaaccactgaccaacccaggtgcccctgtacacTTGTTTTTAAATAGTGTTGTGGAATATGGAGTGTAGAGAGGAGAGCAAAAAGGGTTCACTAACTAAATGTAAGATGAGATGGAATTAAAGAGggaaagatggaagagaaaagCAATAAAGTTCCAAACTGAGAAACCAAAGGAAATTTTTACAATGACACATCTATTCAAAACATCAAAATAGCTGCTTTTTGTATGTCTAAACCTAGATAGAATAATTGGTAGCAGAGGTTTCCATGTATAGTCTAAATAGGAATAAAAGAGGTACTTTACATCACAAAGgcacatatatgcatgtgtgcacgcgcacacacacacacacacacacatgcagtttCCTAAGCAAAATTGAAGCACAGAAATTTATAATGGCATCATCCAAATCagttctcccttccttcctccctccattcttCCCTCCCTGTTCTCCTTCTGCATTCATTGGcttcaatatttgtctttctttctgttcataaAACCTGCTGTTAGAAAAAATGAATCAGGGATCTTTCTATATTAACTCCTAAGTAGTGTGCATCTTTCACACTATTATACAGTGCTTACTATGCTATCTttcatagaaagaagaaaactttaagtAGCTCTAAAGTTAGAGCTGCAGGCTCTTCCACTatattctgtgttttatttcctatcataaacttctgtttttctattaGCCCTTTAACAGATGGGATTCATTACCATCTAACATCCCTCACTTCTCTCAACTAATATGTGGTATATAAATTTAACACCAAGTATTAACATCCCCAAGACtattggtattaaaaaaaaaggctttgcaTATCCCccaaaaagtaattttaaacatCAGGAAGAACTAGAGCTATATTTTTGAGAACAGATAAAATGTGTTGCTGTATCACTAAATTAAAACCTCATATATTAGTCTCTTTCTACTATAATTTTGACCATTGTAGACCATGACAGCAAATGCCCCATCTGAAGAATTgtaatatgtttccatttattccttctttctattcttcACAAATATGAAGACAAAAACATTTACTTCTCTAGCAATCCAATACTACTCTCACACAGCAGACATTACCACATAATGGAAGGAACAATTACTGTTTATTCCTACCTCTGTTCTTAAATATCTCTTCTCACAGAGGAGCTTCTTACACTTTGAAATACATAGCCAATTTATGATGCAATGGAGAATGTACTTTGGGAATTTGAAGGCTAACAAAGGCATAGAATGCTTTCAATGGGAATTATTAGAATGCCAACAAGATATAATCAGAGATTATACTTGAGATCTGTTATGTACAAACATTCAAATACAAATCAGTTAAACAGATACTGTATCACTTCTGGGACTTAAAATCAACATTCCATCAGTGACAGAGATAATGCAATGGCGAACATATTTATTAGGTCTCAGTGATAGAAAGCCAcaggaaattatattttataatgcaattcaaaaagagaaaaatagtataaTTGATAGTAAATCATTGCaatacataggaaaaaatattgtaGGAAAAAATATTGTGGTCATGTAGGTGGTAAATACATTAGATTCATCATTATTTCTGGTAACAAGAAGATAGGCAAggacaaaataaattatactcGTAAAGTCTCCTTTACATAGTCCTTCCATGTAAAGAGAGGATGTTCTCCAACTAGATCCTGTTATACCCTTggtatttgttgttttcattttagacatAATTGTCTCCTATGCCCTGCTAAAACAATAACGAagaactatttctttttcaactaaataataaacagaaggaaaataattaagaatCATGTAGAAGgcaacataatttaaattttagtagatctgattttgttttaaagagaaagaatttcaaaatattttaaaaattaaaatactagacataaaatgttttgttaaagaatacagtacataataaAAGACATTTCATTCTCATATAAtcatagtagggaactttaacatcTCAGTTACACcaatggacagattatccaaacagaaaatcaacaaggtaAACAGTAGTTTTGAAtggcacactggaccagatggatttaatatatatattcagaacattctatcctaaaacagcagaattctcattcttttcaagtgcacacagaacattctccaaaacagatcacatattaggccacaaagcaagcttcaaaaattttttttaaaaaatcagtcataCCATGTATCTTCTGACCAAAACACTGTAGAACtggaaatcaatcacaagaaaaggTTTGGAAaggccacaaatacatggaggttaaataacatgctaacAAGGAATGGGTCAGCcatgaaatcaaagaagaaataaaaaattatatagaaacaaatgaaaactaaaacataatGATCCAAAATCATTGAGAGGCAGCAAAAGtggttttaagagggaagtttatagcaatacaggccaacctcaagaagtaagaaaaatctaaaataaacaacctaacctgaCACCTAAAAGAcctaggaaaagaacaacaagCAAAACCCAAACTcatcaaaagagaagaaataataaagattagagcagaaataaatgatcaaagactgaaaaacaatagaacacatcaatgaaaccaggattttgttctctgaaaatatcaacaaaattgataaacctctagccagactcatcaaaaagaggagagacagaaaggactcaaataaataaaatcactaatgaagaggagaaataacaaccaagatccagaaatacaaaggattgtcaCAGAATATTACGAAAACCCATAttccaacaaattggacaacttagaagaagtggataaattcttaaaaacatataatgtaccaaaactaaagcaggaagaaattgaaaattttaacattatgagcaatgaaattgaattggtaatcaaaaaccTACCCCTCCACCTCCCAAAAAAGGTCCAGGACCTGACAGCTTCACAgacaaattctaccaaaaatttaaacaagagttaatatctatttttctctaaCTATTCCAAACAATAGAAGAGGAAgtaaacttccaaattcattctatgaggccagacaccaaaatcagataaagataccactaaaaaaagaactataggccaatatctctcatgaatatagatacaaaaatcctcaacaaaatattagaaaactgaatctaataatacattattaaaaatcatacaccacaatcaagtgaggTTTATTCCCAGTATGCAAGGATGCTTTAATATTCACAAAGAATTCAGCATAATATTTCACATTAACAAGGAAAGGATGATAACCATaggtgagacaggaatccatcaaaatcctagagaacacaagcagcaacttcttgctagatatgtcttcaaaggcaagagaaacaaaagcaaaaatgaactattggaacttcattaaagataaaaagcttttgcacaacaaaggaaacagtcaaaacCAAAAGACAGCCAACAGAATCGGAGATggtatttacaaatgtcttatcagataaagggctcgtatccaaaatctatagagaacttatcaaactcaattcccaaaaaacaaaaaaatccagtcaagaaataggcagaagacatgaacaaacacttctccaaagaaaccAAGCAATTAGCCAATGACACATGAGAGAATGCTCAActtcacttggcatcagggaaatacaaatcaaacaaaGAGAAGTTTttccatttgcaaggacatgggtggaactagagggtattatgcgaagtgaaataagtcagagaaagacaaataccatatgatttcactcatatgtggaacttaagatgGGAAACAGatggaggtacctgggtggctcagttggttaagcatccaactcttgaattcagctcaggtaatgatatcagggtccttggatcaatgTCCCTACCCCATCCTGGCAGTTTCCTGCTCAGTAGGTATTtgcttatctccctctccctctacccctctcccttcttgttctgtctctttctcttaaataaataaataaatatttaaaaaaagaaatggatgaacataggggaatagaaggaaaagtaaaataagataaaaacaaagagggaggcaaaccataagagacttagagaacaaacagagttactggaggggaggggagtgggggatcagttaaatggatgatgggttTTAGAGggtacttgttgtgatgagcctgggtgttctatgtaagtgatgaatcactaaactctactcctgaaacaaataatgcattatatgttaactaacttgaatttaaagtaaaaaaaaattaatatccatATTTAAATGGACCTATGCAGTTTAAACCAGTGTTGCTTGAGGGTCAActgtataattttataaagatatattttaaaataacaaaaatgataatgTGTCTAACAATAAATCCATTAAATAATTGATTTCctgtcaaaaaaagaaacaatgaaatatgGGCAGAAAGCTCCCCATCTTAGAGTTATGTTATAGCCTTTGCCACCACAGACTGTAAAATGTAAGGTTTTTTCATAACCATATATAGATATAGCGAGGGACCTTGCCTTCTAATGCTTGCCACAACATTCATAATCAACCCATAAAAAATTACACAATCTTAGAAACTAAAATCATGAACCAGTTGGCCTTAGAGTGTCAGCCTgaacatagcaaaaaaaaaaaaaaaaaagaaaaagattcctgTTCCGGGGAACTTTACATTCAAATACAtggataagaaaataaacaaacacaccaGAAAGGAAATATCTGATGATATGAGTGAGTGCTATGTAGACATATAAGAGTGACATACTGGAAAGGGATGGGGATGAGGCTGCTGTACTATGTGAGCTGGCCAGGAGAGCCTTTCTGAGCACGTGGCATTTCAACAGGTATCTGGATACCTAGAATTAGAATTATCCCACTCTATGAAGATTTGAAGTAAGAGCTGATAGAAGGCCATGAAGCAGGAAGAGGATGGTGTaccaagaaacagaaaggaggagaaagaagcagaaaggcCACTGTGACAAGAGAGTAGTgaccaaataggaaaaaaaaaagtattaggcaagagagagaggaagagccagATATAGATCAGATGGCAACTGGTCATCATTCTATTTGAAATGTTATAAACAGAAGAGCCCCAatatctgatttacatttttaaaagattattctggTTAGAGTAAAGAATGGGTTATAGAAACCAAGAGTGGAAGCAAAGAGACCAGTTAGGAGCATTTGAAGTACCGTAGACAAGAGATGATGGTAGGTTAGGCTAGGAGGTGGAACAAGACGTGGAGGGACAGTTGTATACTGAAGATATGTTTAGGAGAAATAGTCAAGGGGACTTGTTGATGGAGTGGATATGAGAAGTGATGAAGCAAAAATAAGTCCTGGAATTGTGACTGGCATAAACGTGTGGATGGTTGTATAACTTACAAATATGGAGATAACTGGAAAAGATAAGGTTAAAcatatttgatttttgtctttttaaaaataaataatatatgcatatgtttcaaaaataaaaaagttttaaaataatttgtacagTGAGAAATCTCCCCATCTCAGTCCTCCATGGGTCTATTTCTCCTCACACCTCACAA
Coding sequences within it:
- the LOC112642654 gene encoding olfactory receptor 4N4C, with protein sequence MEAENSTVVKEFILLGLTQSRNIQLLVFVLVLIFYFIILPGNFLIILTIRTDPGLTAPLYFFLGNLAFLDASYSFIVAPRMLVDFLSEKKVISYRGCITQLFFLHFLGGGEGLLLVVMAFDRYIAICRPLHYSTVMNPRACYALLLVLWLGGFVHSIIQVALILRLPFCGPNRLDNFFCDVPQVIKLACTDTFVVELLMVFNSGLLTLLCFLGLLSSYAVILCHVHGSACEGKSKAVSTCTTHVMIILLMFGPAIFIYTRPFRALSADKVVSFFHTVIFPLLNPVIYTLRNQEVKTSMRRLLSRHVVC